A window of the Candidatus Nitrosotalea okcheonensis genome harbors these coding sequences:
- a CDS encoding type II toxin-antitoxin system HicB family antitoxin — MKVKDVKAKIIKEDDGTYSIACSALGVYSTGKNLQDAKKNYLKAVRLHLSVLREKATEAITV, encoded by the coding sequence GTGAAAGTAAAGGATGTTAAAGCTAAAATAATCAAAGAAGATGATGGAACGTACTCTATTGCATGTTCTGCACTGGGTGTTTACAGTACGGGTAAAAACTTGCAAGATGCCAAAAAGAACTATCTGAAAGCTGTCAGGCTTCATTTATCAGTATTAAGAGAAAAAGCTACAGAAGCTATTACGGTTTGA
- a CDS encoding cation:proton antiporter — MAFQNLIEYAKSLVGTADVSGPINNVLHSNIIKTEISKLNHNLALMIFQNTNLTSPQVILLAIAVIVFVGVAGEAFFRKTGIPEILFLIVVGFVLGPIFGVIDASAAFKIIPYFASLALIIIMFDGGLSLDIKTVIRTAHYSLLLAILSFTATIAIVSALAVFVLGWEWINAILLGSILGGISPIVVFAIAKRLPISEETKSILILESALTDVMATIGAFLLFNVITSGQFSYGILGLDFGRELAVGFGLGLGIGIPWLYVFSKISNVKHAYMLTLAILFVLFFFAKSLGESGALTALVFGLVLGNRKTLSRYLKFKMPEISMDDTFHDEVTFLVRSFFFVFVGLIAEFGELRYLVVGIVMAIVIYISRRGITKVCLTSKFSEFDKKVVRTMIPRGLAAAVLATFALTFAVPHAKVYPEIVFIIIVATVIITTIDLGKISKRTANQL; from the coding sequence TTGATAGAATATGCAAAATCACTGGTAGGAACAGCAGATGTTTCAGGACCAATAAACAATGTCCTACATTCTAATATTATAAAAACAGAGATTTCCAAACTCAATCACAACCTAGCTCTGATGATATTTCAAAACACTAATCTTACATCCCCACAAGTTATCCTTTTGGCAATTGCAGTCATAGTTTTTGTGGGTGTGGCAGGAGAAGCCTTCTTTAGGAAGACCGGCATTCCAGAGATACTTTTTCTTATAGTAGTAGGCTTTGTTTTGGGACCAATCTTTGGTGTAATTGATGCCTCTGCAGCTTTCAAGATTATACCATATTTTGCATCACTGGCTCTTATCATAATTATGTTTGATGGAGGCTTGAGCCTTGACATAAAGACAGTGATTAGAACAGCACATTATTCTCTTTTGCTTGCAATACTAAGCTTTACAGCTACAATAGCCATAGTATCCGCTCTTGCTGTATTTGTCTTGGGCTGGGAATGGATCAACGCAATACTTCTTGGTTCAATCCTTGGCGGAATTAGTCCCATAGTGGTCTTTGCGATAGCAAAGAGATTACCAATATCTGAAGAAACAAAGTCAATTCTAATTTTGGAATCTGCTCTGACCGATGTCATGGCCACAATTGGTGCTTTCTTATTGTTCAATGTGATTACATCTGGACAATTTAGCTATGGAATACTGGGATTAGATTTTGGAAGAGAGTTAGCAGTAGGCTTTGGGCTCGGACTTGGAATTGGAATTCCATGGCTTTATGTTTTCTCCAAGATTTCAAATGTCAAACATGCATACATGCTTACACTTGCAATCTTGTTTGTACTCTTTTTCTTTGCTAAATCATTAGGAGAGTCAGGTGCGCTTACTGCTCTGGTCTTTGGCTTGGTACTTGGCAATAGGAAAACACTATCAAGATATCTCAAGTTTAAAATGCCTGAAATTTCCATGGATGATACATTCCATGATGAAGTGACATTTCTTGTAAGATCGTTCTTTTTTGTATTTGTTGGGTTAATTGCAGAATTTGGAGAGTTAAGATATCTCGTAGTGGGAATTGTTATGGCAATAGTAATTTACATATCAAGGAGGGGAATCACAAAAGTTTGTCTTACTTCAAAGTTTTCTGAATTTGATAAAAAAGTAGTGAGAACAATGATACCAAGAGGTTTAGCAGCAGCAGTCCTTGCCACATTTGCGTTAACCTTTGCAGTTCCTCATGCAAAGGTCTACCCAGAGATCGTATTTATCATAATAGTTGCAACGGTAATAATCACAACCATAGATTTGGGTAAGATTTCAAAAAGAACTGCAAATCAACTTTGA